The proteins below come from a single Chitinophaga pinensis DSM 2588 genomic window:
- a CDS encoding RagB/SusD family nutrient uptake outer membrane protein yields MKSTIKWTLAAGIAMFSASCSNFLDEKSLTRLDEGQVYSDVNLVETSLKGIYANWKGIRTDEQGLIPMMGTDETQQGALQMKSDASKGGLDRFDGNLNSSQGHITNQWNIRWPMVTEAAKIVKGLGANPVESGSREAKLLGEASFIRGFLDFQLAMYWGEIPISDPDRASEIGGHRQPLKDVWAFIIADLQRAADNCPKTNDPGRATSGAAWMMLGKAYMSAPVSTGLRDFAKAAACFEKMMGDYSLVPYKNLFDYATPNTAEAVLEFQFSPVYPNNNKIQFQIGSRAVQAFFGDGCYYSGYDKLVPTHYAYSSVDSGGVWEPGDQRRFEAIRYDFTYYGEVPNLDPLKWEDLGNDYDELLPHVKKYEDFRTDKHTENKINNMWNSGKNIPVLRLADAKLSYAECLNELNRGAEAIIVVNEVRARAWGGVLPEDKKWKAMSQDAFRTAILDERMRELFAEDWRRIDLIRTGKYVELVKARNKWTKQSGTIQEFNTLFPIPDTEMKLNPDITPADQNPGYR; encoded by the coding sequence ATGAAAAGCACTATAAAATGGACGCTGGCTGCAGGTATTGCAATGTTTTCAGCTTCCTGCAGCAATTTCCTCGATGAAAAGAGTCTGACCAGACTGGATGAAGGCCAGGTATACTCTGACGTAAATCTCGTTGAAACAAGTCTTAAAGGTATTTACGCTAACTGGAAGGGTATCCGTACAGATGAGCAGGGGCTCATCCCGATGATGGGTACCGATGAAACACAGCAGGGCGCTTTACAGATGAAAAGTGATGCGAGCAAAGGTGGCCTGGATCGTTTTGACGGTAACCTGAACTCTTCACAGGGACATATCACTAATCAGTGGAACATCCGCTGGCCAATGGTGACTGAGGCGGCTAAAATTGTAAAAGGTCTTGGCGCCAATCCGGTAGAATCAGGTTCCCGCGAGGCTAAATTACTGGGTGAAGCTTCTTTTATACGTGGCTTCCTCGATTTTCAACTGGCGATGTACTGGGGTGAAATTCCTATCTCTGATCCTGACCGTGCCAGTGAAATCGGTGGTCACCGTCAGCCGTTAAAAGATGTATGGGCATTTATCATTGCTGATTTGCAACGTGCGGCGGACAACTGTCCTAAGACCAACGATCCGGGACGTGCTACTTCCGGTGCTGCCTGGATGATGCTGGGTAAGGCGTATATGTCGGCGCCGGTAAGTACTGGTCTGCGCGACTTCGCCAAAGCGGCTGCCTGCTTTGAAAAGATGATGGGTGATTATTCCCTGGTCCCTTACAAGAACCTGTTTGATTATGCTACGCCAAACACGGCTGAGGCAGTACTGGAATTCCAGTTTAGTCCGGTGTATCCAAACAACAATAAAATACAGTTCCAGATTGGTTCCCGTGCAGTACAGGCTTTCTTTGGCGATGGTTGCTACTACTCTGGTTATGATAAACTGGTGCCTACCCATTACGCTTACTCTTCTGTAGATAGCGGTGGTGTATGGGAACCTGGTGATCAGCGTCGTTTTGAAGCGATCCGTTACGATTTCACTTATTATGGTGAAGTGCCGAATCTGGATCCGCTTAAATGGGAAGACCTGGGTAATGACTATGATGAATTGCTGCCACACGTGAAAAAATATGAAGACTTCCGTACTGATAAGCATACCGAAAACAAGATTAATAACATGTGGAACTCCGGTAAAAATATTCCGGTGCTTCGCCTGGCGGATGCTAAATTAAGCTATGCAGAATGTCTGAATGAGCTGAACCGTGGTGCAGAAGCTATTATTGTAGTGAATGAAGTAAGAGCACGTGCATGGGGCGGCGTACTGCCGGAGGACAAAAAATGGAAAGCTATGTCACAGGATGCGTTCCGTACCGCTATCCTGGACGAGCGTATGCGCGAGCTTTTCGCAGAAGACTGGCGCCGTATTGACCTGATCCGTACAGGCAAATACGTGGAATTAGTAAAAGCACGTAACAAATGGACCAAACAATCTGGTACCATACAGGAATTCAACACTTTATTCCCGATTCCGGATACGGAAATGAAACTGAACCCGGATATTACTCCGGCAGATCAGAATCCAGGTTATCGTTAA
- a CDS encoding HD domain-containing protein, translating to MENPKNSIKNDIDNIFWSSNLSNIYRFTKQRFWERETENHEKSIAIDGLNSVGTTCRRTESVSEHSWHLADICLILAPKYPKLDLQLCVTLAILHDKLEIITGDFDPLGRYGDGLDTHAFDPIKRQQKANAEENALLEYLSMLSIPERSYHELLFRQILDLSTSEALFLKALDKIHPLIYVIQKKNGAMEDAHIHFTLRYSGQFKQYFPELEPYYRELSRRLIESVSSYRNVDIQILKHLLHE from the coding sequence ATGGAAAATCCAAAGAATTCTATAAAAAACGATATAGATAATATCTTCTGGTCTTCGAACCTATCTAATATATATAGATTCACCAAACAACGTTTTTGGGAAAGGGAAACAGAAAATCATGAAAAATCGATAGCCATAGACGGCCTAAATTCAGTGGGAACTACGTGTAGGCGAACTGAAAGCGTCAGCGAACATTCCTGGCATTTGGCGGATATTTGTCTGATCTTAGCTCCGAAATATCCAAAACTGGATTTGCAGCTCTGTGTAACATTGGCAATTCTTCATGACAAACTAGAAATTATAACAGGGGATTTTGACCCGTTAGGACGCTATGGAGATGGCTTAGATACTCATGCTTTTGATCCAATAAAGAGGCAACAAAAGGCCAATGCAGAAGAAAATGCCTTGCTAGAATATCTATCGATGTTGAGCATTCCTGAAAGATCTTATCACGAATTACTATTCAGGCAGATCTTAGACCTGAGTACGTCCGAGGCTCTTTTTTTGAAGGCACTTGATAAAATTCATCCGTTGATCTATGTCATTCAGAAGAAAAACGGAGCTATGGAAGACGCCCACATACATTTTACCCTAAGATACTCCGGGCAATTCAAACAATATTTCCCTGAATTAGAACCTTACTACAGGGAACTTTCACGAAGGTTGATAGAAAGTGTAAGTTCCTATAGAAATGTGGATATTCAAATATTAAAACATCTTCTGCATGAATAG
- a CDS encoding DUF2334 domain-containing protein, producing the protein MKKIIIRLDDVGGNDWQSYMVMNSFLTLKIPVSYQVVPDWLTYERAEHIKKMVSEYPEYAEIVQHGYKHVSYHRTGQQKKFEFGFSRSLAEEYNDILSGNLILRKYFGDYLTMAFTAPWEAQSQTTLQALKLVGINILLASPMSLSLLGYSPEVRTILFDIDTSRKIDGFRLQRPPQDIINDINKSTKDLIGIVLHAKELESVDLFYDLASRLKQLEKNGFSFALIKNLFY; encoded by the coding sequence ATGAAAAAAATAATTATTAGGCTGGATGACGTTGGCGGCAATGATTGGCAATCATATATGGTTATGAATAGTTTCTTAACCTTAAAAATCCCAGTTTCATATCAAGTTGTACCAGATTGGTTAACGTATGAGAGGGCTGAACATATAAAAAAAATGGTTTCTGAATATCCCGAATATGCTGAAATCGTACAGCACGGATATAAGCATGTCAGCTATCACAGAACTGGCCAACAAAAGAAATTTGAGTTCGGTTTTTCCAGGTCTTTAGCCGAAGAATATAATGATATTCTTTCGGGCAATCTGATATTAAGAAAATACTTTGGGGATTATTTGACTATGGCATTCACAGCACCCTGGGAAGCTCAAAGCCAAACTACCTTGCAGGCATTAAAGTTGGTAGGCATAAATATCCTGTTAGCATCCCCAATGTCACTTTCATTATTGGGTTATAGCCCAGAAGTCCGTACGATATTATTTGACATTGATACGAGCAGAAAGATTGATGGCTTCAGGCTTCAACGCCCCCCCCAAGATATAATAAACGACATCAATAAAAGTACTAAGGATTTGATAGGGATAGTACTCCATGCAAAGGAGTTAGAATCTGTAGACCTCTTTTACGATCTCGCCTCTCGCCTAAAACAGCTGGAGAAAAATGGTTTTTCTTTCGCCTTGATCAAAAACCTTTTTTATTGA
- a CDS encoding Crp/Fnr family transcriptional regulator — protein sequence MKRKNPEQHITTAIHAPLLAAIRSLIPLSEAEEAIVCQLFKEKHYKKGSFFLAENEICRQAAFVISGFMRYYINDDGEEKTYSFAKPYNFACNYESFVPQKPSAQIIQALEDCVLLTISYDDLLLLYEQVRYGDRLGRLVIEQVFIQTLKDRNSFYTDSPESRYEKFVNEHKDLLQQISQYHIASFVGIKPQSLSRIRKRLAGN from the coding sequence GTGAAACGTAAAAACCCGGAACAGCATATAACTACTGCTATACATGCACCCTTATTAGCCGCTATCAGGTCACTGATACCACTTAGTGAGGCGGAAGAAGCAATAGTATGTCAGCTGTTCAAAGAAAAACACTATAAAAAAGGGTCCTTTTTTCTGGCAGAGAATGAAATCTGTCGCCAGGCAGCATTTGTGATCAGTGGCTTTATGCGTTATTACATCAATGATGATGGTGAGGAAAAGACCTATAGCTTTGCAAAGCCCTACAATTTTGCCTGTAACTATGAAAGCTTCGTACCGCAAAAGCCTTCTGCACAGATCATACAGGCACTTGAGGATTGTGTATTACTAACGATTTCCTATGATGATCTTTTGCTGCTTTATGAACAGGTGCGTTATGGCGATCGTCTCGGCAGACTGGTCATAGAACAGGTATTTATTCAGACGCTGAAAGACAGGAATTCATTTTATACAGATTCACCGGAAAGCAGGTACGAAAAGTTTGTCAACGAACATAAAGACCTCTTACAGCAGATCTCACAGTATCATATTGCCTCCTTCGTAGGTATCAAACCACAATCACTCAGCCGTATCAGAAAACGTCTTGCCGGCAATTAA
- a CDS encoding glycosyltransferase family 2 protein, whose product MTTTTISIVIPTLNRRNFLEKCLRCIAEQDTVRLTKVIVVYNYSTDVPMAHFSQTFSNKLNFLKVDGKSSIYKRNYGASHITDDYIAFLDDDSYIDSSWIDCLLNEFDNNSTTLAQVGKIIWCGKLNSLRSQSLFSSVLPLMRQKTYDHRHKIFTSDEYSKEINNFFHLGNLGNVKHLSTHLSAGNCAMSRELFENLGGFDINYIIQYDKELAFRMLKRGHAIIYNPNMIISHDHDNSFKRLAILSVKTPKYQILLQKRYPDLTKFSLTNTETIKLTWYEHLIKGLINFINKGTLRFYEKNNY is encoded by the coding sequence GTGACTACAACGACAATCTCAATAGTTATTCCCACATTAAATAGAAGAAATTTTCTGGAAAAATGTCTAAGATGTATCGCGGAACAAGATACTGTCAGATTGACAAAAGTTATTGTTGTCTATAACTATTCTACAGATGTTCCAATGGCACACTTCAGTCAGACATTTTCCAACAAATTAAATTTTCTGAAAGTTGATGGGAAGAGTTCTATCTACAAAAGGAATTATGGAGCCAGCCATATAACTGATGACTATATCGCTTTTCTTGATGACGATAGTTATATTGATTCCTCTTGGATTGATTGTCTGCTTAACGAATTTGATAACAATTCAACGACTTTGGCACAGGTTGGTAAGATTATATGGTGCGGGAAACTAAATTCTCTGAGAAGTCAGTCTCTATTTTCTTCGGTACTGCCCCTTATGAGACAAAAAACATATGACCACCGCCATAAAATTTTTACATCGGATGAGTATTCAAAAGAGATCAACAACTTTTTTCATTTAGGAAACTTGGGAAATGTAAAACATTTGTCTACACATCTTTCAGCCGGCAACTGCGCTATGAGCAGAGAACTATTTGAAAATCTAGGCGGATTTGACATCAATTATATAATCCAATACGATAAAGAACTTGCATTCCGAATGTTGAAACGTGGCCATGCTATCATTTATAATCCCAATATGATTATCTCCCACGATCACGACAATTCATTTAAGAGGTTAGCTATTCTAAGCGTAAAGACTCCTAAATACCAAATCCTATTGCAAAAACGATACCCCGATCTGACAAAATTTTCCCTCACCAATACCGAAACGATAAAATTAACGTGGTATGAACATTTAATCAAGGGACTAATCAATTTTATAAATAAAGGGACTCTCAGGTTTTATGAAAAAAATAATTATTAG
- a CDS encoding DUF4262 domain-containing protein: MTTDHAQHDREAEEKILHDVEKYGCHIAMLEAEDHLPSFAYTIGLYKTFGQPEIICFGLPVKTMAGLLNDAADIIREGGSFVTGKLYATFLVDYYIQFLEVNKASYRDYVGYAGWFNGNFDFPLLQFVWPDKQHHFPWEESFNPDWQFLQPLLDRNMDFKFPEKKNLAVFVMKQAFEGMPVLKIYHGHDGDWEFHTHDDYQIEDVILVALERMTKLDPSINRVFGLPRGYKAWRESREDDWEYAPYEASEDDEEEDI, from the coding sequence ATGACGACAGATCACGCGCAACATGACCGGGAAGCAGAAGAGAAAATCCTGCACGACGTAGAAAAGTATGGTTGTCACATCGCCATGCTGGAAGCGGAAGACCACCTGCCTTCCTTCGCCTATACCATAGGCTTGTATAAGACTTTCGGACAACCGGAGATCATCTGTTTTGGCCTGCCGGTAAAAACGATGGCAGGGCTACTCAATGATGCAGCAGATATTATCAGGGAAGGCGGTTCATTCGTTACTGGCAAATTGTATGCAACATTCCTGGTTGATTATTACATTCAGTTCCTGGAAGTCAACAAAGCCAGTTATCGTGATTATGTAGGTTATGCGGGTTGGTTCAATGGTAATTTTGATTTTCCCTTGTTACAGTTTGTATGGCCCGACAAGCAACATCATTTTCCCTGGGAAGAAAGCTTCAATCCAGACTGGCAATTCCTGCAACCCTTACTGGACAGGAACATGGATTTTAAATTTCCTGAAAAGAAAAACCTGGCCGTATTTGTAATGAAACAGGCATTTGAAGGAATGCCGGTACTAAAAATCTATCATGGCCATGACGGAGACTGGGAATTTCATACACACGATGATTACCAGATAGAAGATGTCATACTGGTAGCGTTGGAAAGGATGACCAAACTGGACCCGAGTATCAATCGTGTCTTTGGTCTTCCGAGAGGGTACAAAGCATGGCGGGAAAGCAGGGAAGATGATTGGGAATATGCGCCGTATGAGGCTTCAGAAGATGACGAGGAAGAGGATATATAG
- a CDS encoding SusC/RagA family TonB-linked outer membrane protein has product MLLSFIAMLTGAMPAFAQSGKISGTVTDIQGQALPGVSVKLTGTKTGTVTDLNGAFSLNATEKGTLEFSFLGFEIQTVVFSGSQPIKVKLQQATANVDEVVVVGASMKKSDLTGSVATVDSKKLLERPATNINQALQGNAAGVFVSNGTRPSDDATIRVRGINTINAGSSPIYVVDGVIMENNQGGFNSVNVNDVASVQVLKDASATALYGSRGANGVVVITTKKGQRRGGDGLVTYDAWAGVSDFTRIPKTMNAQQLFDLRIDAYANGYMKDNPNANRQDYIDNTLMKTNIAFSNQEFDTHNKNQSFNWLDQVTRTGFQQNHALSFSGGSDRGIFYLSLGYAGVKGVVENTDQKKYTGRFNAEYNIKKWLKVGTNTGFTRLNDGMPSDDVYGKALNGNPLLDYAPYRDPATRFTYDYLTLYYRSHGEQNNNDFNPFNSLLMQRDRTRSRVTTANYVDISPIKGLNFRSSYSLDYGAQDWFEFTPHNIQEAIRHYNGDARAKHERWSDTYWQWDNTLTYNTMLGTDHKLTALVGTSSSKRSSNYSKAQGDRFASDDLGYYDLGGAAALEKAVLGSDFYAYSLMSFIGRVNYSYKDKYHLTATARYDGSSRFAAGNRWGIFPSMSAAWDIIKEDFMKDVPVFTQLKLRAGYGVVGNQDIGNYAFQTLYGSKIDNGNALIANDGRRGNPNITWEKQKQTNLGLDMGFLKSRLTVTADFFYINNDNLLLDRSLAFTTGYSKQWENVGRVNNKGMEFAVNGEVIQTKNFNWNVSANISFDKNKVTRLYGNATEIYNLYENSIQREGNIFLGQSIHSIYTLKSGGIAQESNRRDWENINYNGKTVNPGDLFAKDISGPNGVPDGIVDLTYDRTVVAKTDPKFYGGFSTNLGYKAFSVSAMFTYSYGAKKISSYYEGLANSIGESMASVDLLNRWTPTNTNTTVPRVIGNTSYNRFNPSDLDYAVQNASFLRLSALTLSYTLPEKMLSSWKMNNLRLYATGSNLFCITKYKGMDPETGDYGYPPVKMYVLGLNVGF; this is encoded by the coding sequence ATGCTCCTGTCCTTCATAGCTATGCTGACCGGCGCCATGCCTGCCTTTGCCCAGAGTGGCAAAATCTCCGGGACCGTCACGGACATTCAAGGACAAGCGCTTCCCGGTGTATCGGTGAAGCTGACCGGCACCAAAACCGGTACTGTCACGGACCTGAATGGTGCTTTCTCGCTGAATGCTACTGAAAAAGGTACGCTGGAATTCAGTTTCCTGGGATTTGAAATACAAACGGTCGTTTTTTCCGGCTCGCAGCCGATCAAAGTCAAACTACAACAGGCGACAGCCAATGTGGATGAAGTGGTCGTAGTGGGCGCCAGCATGAAAAAGTCTGATCTGACTGGTTCAGTGGCTACAGTAGATTCAAAGAAACTGCTGGAGCGTCCTGCTACCAACATCAACCAGGCGTTACAGGGTAATGCTGCCGGCGTATTCGTAAGTAATGGTACCCGTCCTAGCGACGATGCTACCATCCGGGTACGTGGTATCAATACGATCAACGCTGGTTCTTCTCCTATCTACGTTGTGGATGGTGTCATCATGGAAAACAACCAGGGTGGCTTTAACTCCGTAAACGTGAATGACGTTGCTTCCGTACAGGTACTGAAAGACGCTTCTGCTACCGCATTATACGGTTCCCGTGGTGCAAACGGCGTTGTGGTGATCACCACCAAGAAAGGTCAGCGCAGAGGTGGAGACGGTCTTGTGACCTACGATGCCTGGGCTGGCGTGTCTGACTTTACCCGCATTCCTAAAACGATGAATGCACAGCAGCTGTTCGATCTGCGTATCGACGCTTATGCGAATGGTTATATGAAGGATAATCCGAACGCTAATCGCCAGGATTATATCGATAATACCCTGATGAAGACAAACATCGCTTTCTCTAATCAGGAGTTCGATACGCATAACAAAAACCAAAGCTTTAACTGGCTCGACCAGGTAACCCGTACGGGCTTTCAGCAGAACCATGCTTTGAGCTTCTCTGGTGGATCTGACCGTGGTATCTTCTATCTCAGCCTTGGTTACGCAGGTGTTAAAGGTGTGGTAGAAAATACTGACCAGAAAAAATATACCGGCCGTTTCAATGCCGAATACAATATCAAGAAATGGTTAAAAGTAGGTACCAACACCGGCTTTACCCGTCTAAATGATGGTATGCCATCTGATGATGTATATGGTAAAGCACTGAACGGTAACCCGCTGCTGGACTATGCGCCTTACCGCGATCCGGCTACCCGTTTTACTTACGACTACCTCACACTTTATTACCGTTCACATGGTGAGCAGAACAACAACGATTTCAACCCGTTCAACTCTCTGTTAATGCAGCGCGATCGTACGCGTAGCCGTGTAACTACTGCTAACTATGTAGACATCTCTCCTATAAAAGGTCTGAACTTCCGTTCCAGCTATTCCCTGGATTACGGTGCACAGGACTGGTTTGAATTCACACCACATAACATCCAGGAAGCGATCCGTCACTACAATGGTGATGCGCGCGCTAAACATGAAAGATGGAGCGATACTTACTGGCAGTGGGATAACACCCTGACATATAATACCATGTTGGGAACTGACCATAAACTGACAGCGTTGGTGGGTACCAGCTCCAGCAAACGTTCTTCTAACTATTCCAAAGCACAGGGCGACCGTTTTGCAAGTGATGATCTGGGTTATTATGACCTGGGTGGCGCTGCTGCACTGGAAAAAGCAGTACTCGGTTCTGACTTCTATGCTTACAGTCTGATGTCTTTCATCGGTCGCGTAAACTATAGCTATAAAGATAAATATCACCTGACGGCTACTGCCCGTTATGATGGTTCTTCCCGTTTCGCTGCAGGCAACCGCTGGGGTATCTTCCCGTCTATGTCCGCTGCATGGGATATCATCAAGGAAGATTTCATGAAAGACGTGCCGGTATTCACACAGTTGAAACTGCGTGCAGGTTATGGTGTGGTTGGTAACCAGGATATCGGTAACTACGCCTTCCAGACACTGTACGGTTCCAAGATCGATAACGGTAATGCACTGATTGCAAATGATGGTCGTCGTGGTAATCCGAATATTACCTGGGAAAAACAGAAACAGACCAACCTGGGGCTGGATATGGGCTTCCTGAAATCAAGATTGACTGTCACTGCCGACTTCTTCTACATCAATAACGACAACCTGTTACTGGACCGTTCCCTGGCATTTACTACTGGTTATAGCAAACAGTGGGAAAACGTAGGACGTGTAAATAACAAGGGTATGGAGTTCGCTGTAAATGGTGAAGTGATCCAGACGAAAAACTTCAACTGGAACGTATCGGCTAACATCTCTTTCGACAAGAACAAAGTGACCCGTCTGTATGGTAATGCTACAGAGATCTATAATCTCTATGAAAACTCCATCCAACGTGAAGGCAACATCTTCCTGGGTCAGTCTATCCATAGCATCTACACCCTGAAATCTGGTGGTATTGCACAGGAATCTAACCGTCGTGACTGGGAAAATATCAATTACAATGGTAAGACGGTTAATCCGGGCGACCTCTTTGCAAAAGACATCTCTGGTCCTAACGGTGTACCTGATGGTATAGTAGACCTGACCTATGACAGAACCGTCGTAGCGAAAACAGATCCTAAATTTTATGGTGGTTTCTCTACCAACCTCGGTTACAAAGCATTCTCCGTGAGCGCAATGTTCACTTACTCTTACGGCGCTAAAAAGATCAGCAGTTACTATGAAGGTCTGGCGAACAGTATCGGTGAGAGCATGGCATCTGTAGACCTGCTGAACCGCTGGACGCCAACGAATACCAATACAACTGTTCCACGTGTGATCGGCAATACCAGCTACAACCGTTTTAATCCGTCCGATCTGGACTACGCTGTCCAGAACGCTTCATTCCTGCGTCTGTCTGCACTCACGCTGTCTTACACACTGCCTGAGAAAATGCTGAGCAGCTGGAAAATGAACAACCTGCGTCTGTATGCAACTGGTTCTAACCTGTTCTGTATCACAAAGTACAAGGGTATGGATCCGGAAACCGGCGACTACGGTTACCCTCCGGTGAAAATGTATGTATTAGGATTGAATGTAGGTTTCTAA
- a CDS encoding DUF4267 domain-containing protein yields MHTTIKHMAGWLAALTGIGIIFIGARFFFVPVSAEHAFGIHVDADNHAFHYIKGIRDIFSGVIVLLLLLTKEYRALGLTLLSVVIVPLTDFMIVYQQPAPEYAKLIPHIIAVIIVILLGIYYFFNAPKRNSHAI; encoded by the coding sequence TTGCATACAACGATTAAACACATGGCCGGCTGGCTGGCAGCACTCACCGGTATCGGCATTATCTTTATCGGCGCACGCTTTTTCTTTGTGCCTGTCAGTGCAGAACACGCCTTTGGCATACATGTCGATGCTGACAATCATGCCTTCCATTATATTAAAGGTATCAGGGATATTTTCTCCGGTGTCATTGTACTACTGCTCCTGCTGACTAAAGAATACCGGGCATTAGGGCTGACGCTGCTGTCAGTAGTGATCGTACCGCTGACCGATTTTATGATCGTCTATCAGCAACCTGCACCCGAGTATGCAAAGCTGATTCCTCATATCATTGCAGTGATCATTGTTATATTACTGGGTATATACTATTTCTTCAATGCTCCAAAACGCAACAGTCATGCTATTTAA
- a CDS encoding SDR family NAD(P)-dependent oxidoreductase: MSTLKIAIVTGGSRGIGRNTVLSLSRQGVQSIFTYNGSKDKAEEVVKEAAEAGVKAIALHLDTGKIGTFDQFVKEVQEALKTLGAERFDYLVNNAGTSHHNTIEKTTEEELDTLYNVHFKGVFFLTQKLLPVINDGGRIINISSGLTRVSVPQSGPYAAMKGAVEVLTRYMAKEFGPRKITVNTVAPGAVQTDFSGGVVRDNPEVNKMVSSMTALGRPGVPDDLGPMIASLLSDNNRWVNGQRIEVAGGMVL; this comes from the coding sequence ATGAGCACATTAAAAATTGCAATAGTAACCGGCGGTAGCCGTGGTATCGGAAGAAATACAGTACTCAGCCTTTCAAGACAGGGTGTTCAGTCAATTTTTACTTATAATGGCAGCAAGGACAAAGCAGAAGAGGTCGTAAAAGAAGCAGCGGAAGCAGGTGTAAAAGCAATTGCCTTACACCTGGATACCGGAAAGATCGGCACATTTGATCAGTTTGTGAAAGAGGTACAGGAGGCACTGAAAACATTAGGTGCAGAGCGGTTTGATTACCTGGTCAATAATGCAGGTACTTCACATCATAACACTATTGAAAAAACAACAGAAGAAGAACTGGATACATTGTATAATGTACACTTTAAAGGCGTCTTCTTTCTTACACAGAAATTATTGCCGGTTATAAATGATGGCGGCAGGATCATTAACATTTCTTCTGGTCTTACGCGTGTCAGTGTACCGCAGAGCGGTCCTTACGCGGCTATGAAAGGCGCGGTTGAAGTACTGACCCGTTATATGGCGAAAGAGTTTGGTCCACGGAAGATTACGGTGAATACGGTTGCTCCGGGAGCTGTTCAGACTGACTTCAGCGGGGGCGTAGTAAGAGATAATCCGGAAGTGAACAAAATGGTATCCAGTATGACTGCGCTGGGTCGTCCTGGTGTACCGGATGATCTTGGTCCGATGATCGCATCTTTGTTATCGGATAACAATCGGTGGGTAAACGGACAGCGGATTGAAGTAGCAGGTGGTATGGTATTGTAA
- a CDS encoding glycosyltransferase family protein, giving the protein MKENKKILIGICGAGLGHSLRQLPIIEYFIEKGCEIILFCFDQSLKFYKDRFNGIEVFDVSVIWTEGGPDGIDFLKSSRAERNTWDNLKKRFDAYGRVQELFSGGPDLVISDFEFASVQFSYYYNCELITLDQQSKFLGYNFEDIDGFSASEEKKRLRFFVPKAQLRIATSFYKIDKTVDPDFSVKIIPPIIRPSIRVLQKIYENLIVGYFSPYESDKFDLSHIASVLSEFSQFQFLIFNNKLEERKSSNVSFSKYNASNFEQALSIASAAICNAGHTLISELMYLNIPCYIIPFDTYDQQCCANVIDKNGFGIKATDINSESVRLFLENIEVYRENIKGSSLLYHDRDGLDELKIIFEKKLQS; this is encoded by the coding sequence ATGAAAGAAAATAAAAAAATCCTTATCGGGATTTGCGGCGCAGGATTAGGACATTCTCTACGTCAACTCCCAATTATTGAATATTTTATAGAAAAAGGTTGTGAGATCATTCTATTTTGTTTTGACCAAAGTCTGAAGTTTTACAAAGATCGATTCAATGGCATTGAGGTTTTCGATGTTTCCGTTATATGGACTGAGGGTGGTCCCGACGGAATAGACTTTCTAAAGTCATCGCGGGCAGAAAGAAATACTTGGGATAACCTAAAAAAAAGATTTGATGCCTATGGTCGGGTACAGGAACTATTTAGCGGAGGGCCAGATCTGGTAATAAGCGACTTCGAATTTGCTTCAGTACAATTCTCCTATTACTATAACTGCGAATTAATAACCCTCGATCAACAAAGTAAGTTTCTCGGCTATAATTTTGAAGATATCGATGGATTTTCCGCAAGTGAAGAAAAAAAAAGGCTACGTTTTTTTGTCCCAAAGGCCCAACTGCGCATAGCTACGTCATTTTATAAGATTGACAAAACCGTCGACCCCGATTTTAGTGTAAAAATAATACCTCCTATAATAAGACCATCCATAAGAGTGCTGCAAAAAATTTATGAAAATCTAATTGTTGGATACTTCTCTCCCTATGAGTCTGATAAATTCGACTTGAGCCACATTGCGTCGGTTTTGTCGGAATTTAGCCAGTTTCAATTTTTAATCTTCAACAATAAACTAGAAGAAAGAAAGTCTTCAAATGTTTCTTTTTCAAAATACAATGCGAGCAATTTCGAACAAGCGCTGTCAATTGCATCAGCAGCTATCTGCAATGCTGGACATACATTGATTTCTGAATTAATGTACCTGAATATCCCTTGCTATATCATTCCGTTTGATACCTATGACCAACAATGTTGCGCAAATGTTATAGACAAAAACGGTTTTGGCATAAAAGCCACTGACATCAACAGCGAATCTGTACGCCTATTTTTGGAGAATATCGAGGTATACCGCGAAAATATAAAAGGATCTTCCCTACTTTATCATGACCGTGACGGATTGGATGAGCTGAAAATTATATTTGAAAAAAAGCTTCAATCGTGA